The following proteins are co-located in the Pedobacter frigiditerrae genome:
- a CDS encoding DUF4397 domain-containing protein produces the protein MKTALLSSNQRNSYLFLAFFVVMMCLVSCKKDETISKKEVKGEAKVRMVNASHTSTSVDFYLDNTKVNSTALAFGEGSEYVKVESGTKASKVQNNGVDEAESEVIFVPTISYTSFYLEDRTNKGSVLTLEDNLGTTESGKARIRFINTSPYFTNAINVNLTGAILLVNSLPFAEASGYFSVDPDADLRISVLGTGTVKVVPTAQIEAGKIYTFWFSGSSNANLTINKITYN, from the coding sequence ATGAAAACAGCGCTACTTTCTTCAAATCAAAGAAATTCTTATTTATTCTTAGCTTTTTTTGTAGTAATGATGTGTCTAGTTTCTTGTAAAAAGGACGAAACCATCAGCAAGAAAGAAGTGAAAGGGGAGGCGAAAGTTAGAATGGTAAATGCTTCACATACTTCTACATCAGTTGATTTTTATTTAGACAATACAAAAGTTAACTCAACAGCATTGGCTTTTGGAGAAGGGAGTGAATACGTTAAGGTAGAATCTGGTACCAAGGCTTCAAAAGTTCAAAATAATGGTGTGGATGAGGCGGAGTCAGAAGTGATTTTTGTGCCAACTATTTCTTATACCTCATTTTATTTAGAGGATAGAACAAACAAAGGCTCGGTATTAACATTAGAAGATAATCTTGGAACAACAGAATCTGGGAAAGCGAGAATAAGATTTATAAACACAAGCCCATATTTTACCAATGCTATTAATGTAAATTTAACAGGAGCCATATTATTGGTTAACTCTTTACCATTTGCAGAGGCTTCTGGCTACTTTTCAGTAGATCCAGATGCAGATTTAAGGATTTCTGTTTTAGGAACTGGGACAGTTAAAGTGGTGCCGACAGCTCAAATTGAAGCTGGCAAAATTTATACTTTTTGGTTTAGTGGAAGTTCTAATGCCAACCTCACTATCAATAAAATTACTTACAATTAA